Below is a genomic region from Virgibacillus dokdonensis.
TAAACACTTTTTGCTCCCCTTCAAAACGGAATAGCAGAAACCATTTCTTCTTACTCATTTAATTTCAGCCCTTGGAAAGAAGTTCATTCCTTCCAATTTATCTGTAATATCATAGAGTTCTAGTTTTCCATTATGCATTTTGTTGCTATAATGAATGATGAGCTTATCGTTATCTAGATAACATTCCACTTGATAACCTTTAAGCTTTTTCATAAACCGTTGATAAAGCATATAGTTGATGCATATGTTATCAACAAAAACTGGAGCCATTTGAGAGACGCGGAAAAAACGAAGAAAGTTTTCCCAATACTTTAATAGTGATTTGTCTTTTTCCGTTCTCTTCGATGGCTTTACTGATCTTTTATATTTAGAAAGTCGAGATTGCACTGTCTTTAAGACCAACTTCATTTCTTGCTTTGCTTCATCGAGAGAGCCTTCAACAATTGTTAACATATGAAATACCTCCTAGTAAGCTTTATTGCCGTGTTTGTAACTTCTTCCTTTATTCCGTTCCATTTTCGTGTGAATCGCATCTTCCAAATCAATATTTTTGGAACCACAAAGATCAAAAATACGTATGCAAACATCTGCCAGTTCTTCCTCAAAATTCTCTTGGTTGCCTTTTCGGTCAGCTTCAAGTGCTTCTGAGACTTCGCTGTGTATAAGAGCAAGCAACGTACCAGTTTCTCTCGGTTCATCGTGCCATCCTTTAGATTTCGCTATTTCATATGCTTCTTCACATAATTGGTTTATAGGTTTGTTTATCATTCTGATTCCTCCAACCGTGTTACAATCCTGAAAGTTTCGTCTGGGTAGTCATACATATACTCCCGTAAGTCATCTAAGGTGTGAATTACTGTTCCTGATTTAAGAGCTCTTTCTTCTATAATTGATATAAACATGTCAATATCATCATAACTAAGGTTGATTGTGTTTTTATTCATTCCTTTTCCTCCTTATAACTTAATACCAACTGTACATTTTTCAGGATTTCTCCTGCTCGCTAACCTTCGTTTTGCAGTAGGTGTAGTTAACCAATAGATATATTCAGGCTGAACGCCTAACTCTTTTGCACATTCTTCTTTTGTTCCTATACATAAAAGTTTTTCACCTTTATAAATAGCGTATTCCTGTTCCAACTGACTGCCCTCCTTAATCCTTCATGTAATAATCCGATATAAACCCATCTGCATTTAACGGTAAACCAGGAGCCCAGGGAATAGGTTGTTTCATGATGTTTTCTATCTTTTCTAAGTCCACCTGTTCTTGTGGCACATCTAAGACGACTTCATCGTGTATATGCATGATAGATTCATAGCCTGCTTTATCTAAACGTGCCAATGTAACTGCTAAGCAATCACGAGCAATCGCTTGTACAACGTTCTCTGTTAGCTTCCCGCCATAAGTAGAGATTTTCTCCCATTTCTTTGTGGTTTGGTTCATTCCACGGTAGTGGATAGCTTCTTTACCGAAATCATTTTCAGCAAGAAACGGATTTACATAGAAAAGCTTTCTACTACTTGGCAAAGTAATGGTTAAGAAGTCTAAACCGTTTTGTATATCACTTTCACGTTGTAGCAATAAACCTTTTACTCCTTGAGGTTGCCCGGTTCTCATAACAGCTAAGGCTGCATTTTCTAAGCTGTACCACAAATCCACAATTCTTCTATTAGAAGAGCGCCAACGCTTTACAATGTCCGGGAGTTCTTCTTCTGTAAGCCCCATGTTTAAAGCTCCCATACTAATTAACGCCCCTGCAGCACCTTGATAACCTAAAGCAAGTTCGGCCACTTTCCCTTTTTGACGTAAATCAGAACCCTTTGTTATTTCTTCAATAGGTACTCCAAACATGGCGGATGCAGAAGCTTCATATATCTTTCCGTGCGTGTTGAATACGTCCAGCCTCCACTGCTCACCTGCTAGCCAAGCTATCACTCTAGCTTCAATAGCACTAAAATCAGATATAGCCAACTTATTACCCTCTGACGGTATAAAAGCTGTGCGTATAAGTTCAGATAAAGTATTAGGCACGTTGCCATAAATAACTTTTAACGCATCTACTTTTTTCCCTCTTGTAAGTTCTCGAGCCAACCCTAATGTGTCTAAGTAATTACGAG
It encodes:
- a CDS encoding MazG nucleotide pyrophosphohydrolase domain-containing protein, translated to MINKPINQLCEEAYEIAKSKGWHDEPRETGTLLALIHSEVSEALEADRKGNQENFEEELADVCIRIFDLCGSKNIDLEDAIHTKMERNKGRSYKHGNKAY